One window of Flavobacteriales bacterium genomic DNA carries:
- a CDS encoding response regulator: MHQIHRSQALLPTVLYIDDEGANRQTFKAAFRNTFNVLVAGDLPEVWPILQQHEVHVVICDQRMPGVVGCEALRQIKERFPQVRRMLITAHADLQALVDALNQAGVCHYIQKPWEAKEVRTAVMSAWADYKAEHERAAFTEKLIESNRQLEFALRQSLLS; encoded by the coding sequence ATGCATCAGATCCACCGTTCCCAAGCCTTGCTCCCCACCGTGCTCTATATCGACGATGAGGGGGCGAACAGGCAAACCTTCAAGGCGGCGTTCCGCAACACTTTCAACGTATTGGTGGCGGGCGACCTGCCTGAGGTCTGGCCCATATTACAGCAGCACGAGGTCCATGTGGTGATCTGCGACCAACGCATGCCCGGTGTGGTGGGCTGTGAGGCGTTACGCCAGATCAAGGAACGGTTCCCACAGGTGAGGCGGATGTTGATAACCGCCCATGCCGACCTGCAGGCACTGGTGGACGCGCTGAACCAGGCCGGTGTGTGCCACTACATTCAGAAACCGTGGGAGGCCAAGGAGGTTCGCACCGCAGTGATGTCCGCTTGGGCCGACTACAAAGCTGAGCATGAGCGGGCCGCCTTCACGGAGAAGTTGATCGAATCCAA